A single window of Haemorhous mexicanus isolate bHaeMex1 chromosome 28, bHaeMex1.pri, whole genome shotgun sequence DNA harbors:
- the NFE2L1 gene encoding endoplasmic reticulum membrane sensor NFE2L1 isoform X6, translated as MLSLKKYFTEGLIQFTILLSLIGVRVDVDSYLSSQLPPLREIILGPSSAYAQTQFHHLQNTLHGYGIHPKSVELDSYFTARRLLSQVRALDRLQVPSTEVSAWLVHREPEGAQPPLQDGGGGGERESGAEQGFGEELEDLGAVAAPVNGDLTKEVPGAEDQTALSLEECLRLLEATFPFGDNSEFPAADVSALSEAVPGQSRAPGGPPSLLSPLLAETESPFDLEQQWQDLMSIMEMQAMEVNSTSAESLYGGTGGDLLASNYSLAPGTPINQNVSLHQASLGSCSQDFSLFSSDIESPSMAGGSALLQLAPDNSTGLNSTFGSTNLSGIFFPPQMNGTANETAGPELPDPLGGLLDEAMLDEISLMDLAIEEGFNPVQASQLEEEFDSDSGLSLDSGHSPASLSSSEASSSSSSSSSSSSSSSFSEEGAVGYSSDSENVDFEEAEGAVGYQPEYSKFCRMSFQDPAQLHYLPYLEHVGHNHTYNMAPGALDPEEPKAPGAGKKSGKEKPSELLDKQLSRDEHRARAMKIPFTNDKIINLPVEEFNELLSKYQLSEAQLSLIRDIRRRGKNKMAAQNCRKRKLDTILNLERDVEELQRDKSKLLREKVEFLKSIRQMKQKVQSLYQEVFGRLRDEQGRPYSPSRYALQYGSDGSVLLIPRAPAPAEPQPRRQERKQKDRRK; from the exons ATGCTCTCCCTGAAGAAATACTTCACGGAAGGGCTGATCCAGTTCACCATCCTGCTGAGCCTGATCGGCGTGCGCGTGGACGTGGACAGCTACCTGAGCTCGCAGCTGCCGCCGCTGCGCGAGATCATCCTGGGCCCCAGCTCTGCCTACGCGCAGACCCAGTTCCACCACCTGCAGAACACCCTGCACGGATATGGCATCCACCCCAAGAGCGTCGAGCTGGACTCCTACTTCACCGCCCGCCGCCTGCTCAGCCAGGTGAGGGCTCTGGACAGGCTGCAGGTGCCCAGCACCGAGGTCAGTGCCTGGCTGGTGCACCGGGAGCCCGAGGGCGCGCAGCCCCCGCTGCAggacggcggcggcggcggcgagaGGGAGAGCGGAGCCGAGCAGGGctttggggaggagctggaggatcTGGGAGCGGTGGCGGCGCCCGTCAATGGAGATCTCACCAAGGAG GTGCCCGGAGCGGAGGATCagacagccctgtccctggaggagTGCCTTAGGCTGCTGGAGGCCACCTTCCCCTTCGGGGACAATTCCGAG TTCCCAGCTGCGGATGTCTCCGCCCTGAGCGAAGCCGTGCCCGGGCAGAGCCGGGCCCCGGGTGGCCCCCCCagcctgctgtcccctctgctggcCGAGACCGAGTCGCCCTTTgacctggagcagcagtggcaggacCTGATGTCCATCATGGAGATGCAG GCCATGGAGGTGAACAGCACGAGCGCCGAGAGCCTCTACGGCGGCACCGGCGGGGACCTCCTGGCGTCCAACTACAGCCTGGCCCCCGGCACGCCCATCAACCAGAACGTCAGCCTGCATCAGGCCTcgctgggcagctgctcccaggactTCTCCCTCTTCAGCTCGGACATCGAGAGCCCCTCCATGGCGGGCGGCtcggccctgctgcagctggcgCCCGACAACTCCACCGGCCTCAACAGCACCTTCGGCTCCACCAACCTGAGCGGGATCTTCTTCCCGCCCCAGATGAACGGCACGGCCAATGAGACGGCCGGGCCCGAGCTGCCCGACCCCCTGGGAGGGCTGCTGGACGAGGCCATGCTGGATGAGATCAGCCTGATGGACTTGGCCATCGAGGAGGGCTTCAACCCCGTGCAGGCCTCGCAGCTGGAAGAGGAGTTCGATTCCGACTCAGGTCTTTCCCTGGACTCCGGCCACAGCCCCGCGTCCCTGAGCAGCTCCGAAGCCTCGTCCTCATCGTCCTCTTCCTcttcgtcctcctcctcctcctcgtttTCCGAGGAAGGCGCCGTGGGCTACAGCTCGGACTCGGAGAACGTGGACTTTGAGGAAGCGGAAGGGGCGGTTGGCTACCAGCCAGAGTACAGCAAGTTCTGCCGCATGAGCTTCCAGGACCCGGCGCAGCTCCATTACCTGCCTTACCTGGAGCACGTTGGCCACAACCACACCTACAACATGGCCCCGGGCGCCCTGGACCCCGAGGAGCCCAAAGCGCCCGGCGCCGGCAAGAAGAGCGGCAAGGAGAAACCGTCCGAGCTGCTGGACAAGCAGCTGAGCCGCGACGAGCACCGCGCCAGGGCCATGAAGATCCCCTTCACCAACGACAAGATCATCAACCTGCCCGTGGAGGAGTTCAACGAGCTCCTGTCCAAGTACCAGCTGAGCGaggcccagctcagcctcatCCGCGACATCCGCCGGCGCGGCAAGAACAAGATGGCCGCCCAGAACTGCCGCAAGAGGAAGCTGGACACCATCCTCAACCTGGAGCGCGACGTGGAGGAGCTGCAGCGCGACAAGTCCAAACTGCTCAGGGAGAAGGTGGAGTTCCTCAAGTCCATCCGGCAGATGAAGCAGAAGGTGCAGAGCCTGTACCAGGAGGTGTTCGGGCGGCTGCGGGACGAGCAGGGCCGGCCCTACTCGCCCAGCCGGTACGCGCTGCAGTACGGCAGCGACGGCAGCGTGCTGCTGATCCCGCGCGCGCCCGCGCCCGCCGAGCCGCAGCCGCGGCGCCAGGAGCGCAAGCAGAAGGACAGGAGGAAGTGA
- the NFE2L1 gene encoding endoplasmic reticulum membrane sensor NFE2L1 isoform X4 encodes MLSLKKYFTEGLIQFTILLSLIGVRVDVDSYLSSQLPPLREIILGPSSAYAQTQFHHLQNTLHGYGIHPKSVELDSYFTARRLLSQVRALDRLQVPSTEVSAWLVHREPEGAQPPLQDGGGGGERESGAEQGFGEELEDLGAVAAPVNGDLTKEDIDLIDILWRQDIDLGAGREIFDYSHRQKESEVDKELSDGRERGDSWRSAGNEVPGAEDQTALSLEECLRLLEATFPFGDNSEFPAADVSALSEAVPGQSRAPGGPPSLLSPLLAETESPFDLEQQWQDLMSIMEMQAMEVNSTSAESLYGGTGGDLLASNYSLAPGTPINQNVSLHQASLGSCSQDFSLFSSDIESPSMAGGSALLQLAPDNSTGLNSTFGSTNLSGIFFPPQMNGTANETAGPELPDPLGGLLDEAMLDEISLMDLAIEEGFNPVQASQLEEEFDSDSGLSLDSGHSPASLSSSEASSSSSSSSSSSSSSSFSEEGAVGYSSDSENVDFEEAEGAVGYQPEYSKFCRMSFQDPAQLHYLPYLEHVGHNHTYNMAPGALDPEEPKAPGAGKKSGKEKPSELLDKQLSRDEHRARAMKIPFTNDKIINLPVEEFNELLSKYQLSEAQLSLIRDIRRRGKNKMAAQNCRKRKLDTILNLERDVEELQRDKSKLLREKVEFLKSIRQMKQKVQSLYQEVFGRLRDEQGRPYSPSRYALQYGSDGSVLLIPRAPAPAEPQPRRQERKQKDRRK; translated from the exons ATGCTCTCCCTGAAGAAATACTTCACGGAAGGGCTGATCCAGTTCACCATCCTGCTGAGCCTGATCGGCGTGCGCGTGGACGTGGACAGCTACCTGAGCTCGCAGCTGCCGCCGCTGCGCGAGATCATCCTGGGCCCCAGCTCTGCCTACGCGCAGACCCAGTTCCACCACCTGCAGAACACCCTGCACGGATATGGCATCCACCCCAAGAGCGTCGAGCTGGACTCCTACTTCACCGCCCGCCGCCTGCTCAGCCAGGTGAGGGCTCTGGACAGGCTGCAGGTGCCCAGCACCGAGGTCAGTGCCTGGCTGGTGCACCGGGAGCCCGAGGGCGCGCAGCCCCCGCTGCAggacggcggcggcggcggcgagaGGGAGAGCGGAGCCGAGCAGGGctttggggaggagctggaggatcTGGGAGCGGTGGCGGCGCCCGTCAATGGAGATCTCACCAAGGAG GACATCGATTTGATTGACATCCTGTGGAGACAGGATATTGATCTCGGCGCTGGGCGAGAGATTTTTGACTACAGCCACCGTCAGAAAGAGAGCGAAGTGGACAAAGAGCTGAGCGATGGGAGGGAGCGCGGGGACAGCTGGAGGAGTGCAGGGAATGAG GTGCCCGGAGCGGAGGATCagacagccctgtccctggaggagTGCCTTAGGCTGCTGGAGGCCACCTTCCCCTTCGGGGACAATTCCGAG TTCCCAGCTGCGGATGTCTCCGCCCTGAGCGAAGCCGTGCCCGGGCAGAGCCGGGCCCCGGGTGGCCCCCCCagcctgctgtcccctctgctggcCGAGACCGAGTCGCCCTTTgacctggagcagcagtggcaggacCTGATGTCCATCATGGAGATGCAG GCCATGGAGGTGAACAGCACGAGCGCCGAGAGCCTCTACGGCGGCACCGGCGGGGACCTCCTGGCGTCCAACTACAGCCTGGCCCCCGGCACGCCCATCAACCAGAACGTCAGCCTGCATCAGGCCTcgctgggcagctgctcccaggactTCTCCCTCTTCAGCTCGGACATCGAGAGCCCCTCCATGGCGGGCGGCtcggccctgctgcagctggcgCCCGACAACTCCACCGGCCTCAACAGCACCTTCGGCTCCACCAACCTGAGCGGGATCTTCTTCCCGCCCCAGATGAACGGCACGGCCAATGAGACGGCCGGGCCCGAGCTGCCCGACCCCCTGGGAGGGCTGCTGGACGAGGCCATGCTGGATGAGATCAGCCTGATGGACTTGGCCATCGAGGAGGGCTTCAACCCCGTGCAGGCCTCGCAGCTGGAAGAGGAGTTCGATTCCGACTCAGGTCTTTCCCTGGACTCCGGCCACAGCCCCGCGTCCCTGAGCAGCTCCGAAGCCTCGTCCTCATCGTCCTCTTCCTcttcgtcctcctcctcctcctcgtttTCCGAGGAAGGCGCCGTGGGCTACAGCTCGGACTCGGAGAACGTGGACTTTGAGGAAGCGGAAGGGGCGGTTGGCTACCAGCCAGAGTACAGCAAGTTCTGCCGCATGAGCTTCCAGGACCCGGCGCAGCTCCATTACCTGCCTTACCTGGAGCACGTTGGCCACAACCACACCTACAACATGGCCCCGGGCGCCCTGGACCCCGAGGAGCCCAAAGCGCCCGGCGCCGGCAAGAAGAGCGGCAAGGAGAAACCGTCCGAGCTGCTGGACAAGCAGCTGAGCCGCGACGAGCACCGCGCCAGGGCCATGAAGATCCCCTTCACCAACGACAAGATCATCAACCTGCCCGTGGAGGAGTTCAACGAGCTCCTGTCCAAGTACCAGCTGAGCGaggcccagctcagcctcatCCGCGACATCCGCCGGCGCGGCAAGAACAAGATGGCCGCCCAGAACTGCCGCAAGAGGAAGCTGGACACCATCCTCAACCTGGAGCGCGACGTGGAGGAGCTGCAGCGCGACAAGTCCAAACTGCTCAGGGAGAAGGTGGAGTTCCTCAAGTCCATCCGGCAGATGAAGCAGAAGGTGCAGAGCCTGTACCAGGAGGTGTTCGGGCGGCTGCGGGACGAGCAGGGCCGGCCCTACTCGCCCAGCCGGTACGCGCTGCAGTACGGCAGCGACGGCAGCGTGCTGCTGATCCCGCGCGCGCCCGCGCCCGCCGAGCCGCAGCCGCGGCGCCAGGAGCGCAAGCAGAAGGACAGGAGGAAGTGA